A DNA window from Drosophila sechellia strain sech25 chromosome X, ASM438219v1, whole genome shotgun sequence contains the following coding sequences:
- the LOC6616021 gene encoding anionic trypsin-2: MCPSKFVVYILLISVRAKSSLESQAGQMHSAPSQRQDRPSDFQFLITGGYRPDTNDLVKYTVSLRMGKPKKFFGDNHFCAGTIFSERAILTAAHCMFSNRRKLKAKKLMVVAGTPRRLLKSSTTQIIEAEELLPHPKYKKGKSQKYDIGLILLEGDLSLGDAVAKIPLYNKVPVAGAQCSIVGWGTVIQFGPLPDEAVNGDMQILPDTFCEKLLGWSNAGMLCANDKHDSDVDSCQGDSGGPLICDNMVTGIVSFGMGCGEPDSAGIYTDVYHFRDWITENSCPLGTQSVWTLLLLMLLVTGIS, from the exons ATGTGTCCGTCAAAATTTGTTGTGTACATACTGTTGATTTCCGTAAGGGCCAAGTCAAGCTTGGAATCGCAGGCGGGCCAGATGCATTCGGCGCCCAGTCAGAGGCAGGACCGACCTTCGGACTTTCAGTTCCTGATCACGGGTGGCTATCGCCCGGACACCAACGACCTGGTCAAGTACACGGTTTCGCTGCGCATGGGCAAGCCGAAGAAGTTCTTCGGCGATAACCACTTCTGCGCGGGAACGATCTTCAGCGAGCGGGCCATTCTCACGGCGGCCCATTGCATGTTCAGCAA TCGGCGCAAGCTGAAGGCCAAGAAGCTGATGGTCGTCGCCGGGACGCCAAGGAGGCTGCTCAAGAGCAGTACAACGCAGATAATTGAGGCCGAGGAGCTACTGCCGCATCCCAAGTACAAGAAGGGCAAGTCGCAGAAGTACGACATTGGATTGATCCTGTTGGAGGGGGATCTCAGTCTGGGTGATGCCGTTGCCAAAATACCTCTGTACAACAAGGTTCCGGTGGCCGGAGCCCAGTGCTCCATCGTCGGCTGGGGCACGGTCATTCAG TTCGGCCCACTGCCAGATGAGGCCGTCAACGGCGATATGCAGATCCTGCCGGACACCTTCTGCGAAAAGCTGCTGGGCTGGTCCAACGCGGGCATGCTCTGCGCCAATGACAAGCATGACTCCGATGTGGACAGCTGTCAGGGCGACTCGGGCGGGCCCCTCATCTGTGACAACATGGTGACGGGCATCGTGTCCTTCGGCATGGGTTGCGGCGAGCCTGATTCGGCTGGGATCTACACCGATGTCTACCACTTCCGGGATTGGATCACTGAGAACTCCTGCCCCCTAGGCACACAGTCCGTGTGgacgctgttgctgctgatgctccTGGTCACAGGGATATCCTAG
- the LOC6616024 gene encoding delta-sarcoglycan translates to MLAAGSSEITDFGPHSRQLTAGTTPKRPHKASSHRPMTTGGTSSTSGNGNSGGALNALPTTKVGSGGGAMSATTVTATTGKATVSHGHGHGHALGRSEARSGRSAAAGRSNVDGFVGGIETYLGLIGWRKKCLCTLLLLLMLLIITNLVLTLWILKVMEFSTEGMGQLKIVPGGIQLSGQAIIMDMLRASTIRSRHGQPISIESSRNFSINTRDPNGMIENHLFLGHDKFECLSAGFRINDTNGRSLFSVNRDEVTIGAHALRIDGEGGAVFRESVQTPHVRAEPGRELRLESPTRQLEMTAAKDINLQSRAGGIEVVALEDVKFRALDGSLRLESSKILMPNLRTAQPPILGTAQSRDHMHRVFQLCACSNGKLFLAAPHSICAGDDSTVCR, encoded by the exons ATGTTGGCCGCTGGCAGCAGTGAGATCACTGACTTTGGGCCACACTCGCGCCAACTAACGGCTGGCACCACGCCCAAACGACCCCACAAGGCCAGCAGCCACCGTCCAATGACAACTGGTGGCACCAGTTCAACCAGCGGTAACGGAAACAGCGGTGGGGCTCTAAACGCCCTTCCCACGACGAAGGTCGGGAGCGGAGGAGGCGCCATGTCCGCCACAACGGTGACTGCGACGACGGGGAAGGCCACTGTCAGCCATGGCCATGGTCATGGCCACGCTCTGGGGCGCAGCGAGGCGAGGAGCGGTCGGAGCGCTGCAGCTGGACGCTCCAATGTGGACGGATTCGTTGGCGGAATCGAGACGTACTTGGGCCTCATCGGGTGGCGAAAAAAGTGCCTGTGTaccctgctgctgctgctgatgctgctcaTCATCACGAACCTGGTGCTCACCCTCTGGATACTCAAGGTGATGGAGTTCTCAACG GAGGGCATGGGGCAGCTCAAAATCGTACCCGGTGGCATACAGTTGTCCGGACAAGCGATAATTATGGACATGCTGCGCGCCTCCACAATCCGTTCGCGGCACGGCCAACCCATCTCCATAG AGTCATCACGTAACTTTTCAATCAATACACGTGATCCGAATGGCATGATTGAGAATCATTTATTCCTGGGACACGATAAGTTCGAGTGCCTGTCGGCGGGATTTCGCATAAACGACACCAACGGACGCAGCCTGTTCTCCGTGAACCGCGATGAAGTCACCATCGGAGCACATGCCCTGCGGATCGACGGCGAAGGTGGCGCCGTTTTCCGGGAATCCGTGCAGACGCCCCATGTGCGGGCAGAGCCCGGCCGGGAGCTGAG ACTCGAATCGCCCACACGCCAATTGGAGATGACGGCGGCCAAGGACATCAATTTGCAATCGCGGGCAGGAGGCATAGAAGTCGTGGCCCTGGAAGACGTCAAGTTCCGAGCCCTCGATGGGAGC CTGCGCCTGGAGTCCTCCAAGATACTTATGCCCAACCTGAGGACGGCCCAGCCGCCCATTCTGGGCACAGCCCAAAGCAGGGATCACATGCATCGTGTCTTCCAGCTCTGCGCCTGCTCCAATGGCAAGCTTTTCCTCGCGGCACCACACTCCATATGTGCCGGCGATGATTCCACGGTCTGCAGATGA